Proteins from a genomic interval of Oncorhynchus kisutch isolate 150728-3 linkage group LG28, Okis_V2, whole genome shotgun sequence:
- the LOC109873311 gene encoding protein CXorf40A-like codes for MTLQVGCLSFKQPYAGLVLDGVKSIETRWRPLLSTMENCTLAIHIAQKDWEADQWRDILTHTLGMSHMQIEKLLASGDRFGRGVVAGLVEVGETWCCSDNVPEKDLRELEKAAVHTGLTEKHLTQLSNPRWLKEPLYARGHKDIWTVDIPVQLLPSA; via the exons ATGACATTACAAGTGGGTTGCCTATCATTCAAGCAGCCGTATGCAGGATTAGTACTGGACGGTGTAAAAAGTATTGAGACACGTTGGCGCCCTCTGCTATCCACAATGGAAAACTGCACTCTAGCTATTCATATTGCGCAGAAGGACTGGGAGGCCGACCAGTGGAGAGACATCCTCACCCATACACTGGGAATGAGCCACATGCAAATAGAGAAACTTCTAGCATCCGGAGACAGATTTGGCCGTGGAGTCGTAGCAG GCTTGGTGGAAGTGGGGGAGACCTGGTGCTGCTCTGATAATGTGCCAGAGAAGGATCTGAGGGAGCTGGAGAAGGCAGCAGTGCACACTGGGCTGACAGAGAAACACCTCACACAGCTGTCAAACCCACGCTGGCTCAAGGAACCCCTTTATGCCAGAGGTCACAAAGACATATGGACAGTAGATATCCCAGTGCAATTACTGCCATCTGCGTAG